The proteins below come from a single Parageobacillus thermoglucosidasius genomic window:
- a CDS encoding metal-dependent hydrolase, whose product MKVTYHGHSVVKIETNGKTILIDPFITGNGTTDLKVEDVKVDAILLTHGHGDHVGDTVQLAKKNNALVVAPFELATYLGWQGVNTHPMHIGGAHQFDFGKVKLTQAFHGSGYVTEDKQIIYTGMPAGILFTAEGKTVYHAGDTGLFSDMKLIGERNNIDVAFLPIGDNFTMGPEDAALAAEWLRAKIVVPIHYNTFPAIAQDPQQFVALLPDGVGRILKPGESIELE is encoded by the coding sequence GTGAAAGTAACGTATCATGGACATTCCGTCGTCAAAATCGAAACGAATGGAAAAACGATTTTGATTGACCCGTTTATTACGGGAAATGGCACAACGGATTTAAAAGTAGAAGATGTGAAAGTAGACGCCATTTTACTTACCCATGGCCATGGTGACCATGTCGGCGATACGGTGCAGTTGGCTAAGAAAAATAATGCGCTTGTCGTTGCGCCTTTTGAATTGGCTACATATCTGGGGTGGCAAGGAGTGAATACCCACCCGATGCATATCGGCGGAGCGCATCAATTTGATTTTGGAAAAGTCAAATTAACGCAAGCGTTCCACGGTTCAGGCTATGTGACGGAAGACAAGCAAATCATTTATACAGGAATGCCGGCGGGAATTTTATTTACCGCGGAAGGAAAAACGGTTTATCACGCTGGAGATACGGGATTGTTTTCCGATATGAAGCTGATTGGCGAGCGCAACAACATTGATGTGGCGTTTTTGCCAATCGGCGATAATTTCACGATGGGACCGGAAGATGCGGCGCTTGCGGCAGAGTGGCTTCGTGCGAAAATCGTCGTTCCGATTCATTACAATACGTTCCCGGCGATTGCCCAAGATCCGCAGCAATTTGTTGCGCTGCTTCCTGACGGTGTGGGACGTATATTAAAACCAGGAGAAAGCATAGAATTAGAATAA
- a CDS encoding M24 family metallopeptidase has protein sequence MNKRLQLFSEWLQEQHISLAFITSSPNVFYLSGFYCDPHERLLALLVFPDEEPALICPQMETARARQAGWTYEIIDYGDADNPWQLLERHMRAKNIKLDRIAVEKSHLSLERYEQLQACFQARSWLNAEEKLRQLRMIKEEKEIAILRQAAELADFAVEVGVNAIAEGKTELDIIAEIEYEMKKKGVREMSFATMVLAGENTANPHGVPGLTTIRKGDFVLFDLGVIVDGYCSDITRTVIFKSATEEQKLIYDTVLRAQLAAIEACKPGVEIGSVDRAARSIIEQAGYGPYFTHRVGHGLGIELHEYPSMNAANAMPLERGMTFTIEPGIYVPSVGGVRIEDDVFITDNGAGILTKYPKELIIVS, from the coding sequence ATGAACAAACGACTTCAATTATTTTCCGAGTGGCTTCAAGAACAACATATTTCATTGGCGTTCATTACGTCAAGCCCGAACGTTTTTTATTTAAGCGGATTTTATTGCGACCCGCATGAACGGCTTTTGGCATTGCTTGTGTTTCCTGACGAAGAACCGGCATTAATTTGCCCGCAAATGGAAACGGCGCGCGCAAGACAAGCTGGATGGACATATGAAATCATCGATTATGGCGACGCAGACAATCCGTGGCAGCTGCTTGAACGGCACATGCGCGCGAAAAACATAAAATTAGACCGAATTGCTGTCGAAAAAAGTCATCTTTCTCTCGAACGATATGAACAGCTTCAAGCATGTTTCCAAGCGCGCTCGTGGCTCAATGCGGAAGAGAAGCTGCGGCAATTGCGAATGATCAAGGAAGAAAAAGAAATCGCCATATTGCGCCAGGCGGCGGAACTTGCGGACTTCGCCGTCGAAGTTGGAGTTAACGCAATCGCTGAAGGAAAAACAGAGTTGGATATTATTGCAGAAATTGAATACGAAATGAAGAAAAAAGGCGTGCGCGAAATGTCATTTGCCACAATGGTATTAGCTGGAGAAAACACCGCAAACCCTCACGGCGTTCCAGGACTCACAACCATTCGTAAAGGAGACTTTGTTTTATTTGATTTGGGCGTAATTGTTGACGGCTATTGTTCGGACATAACAAGAACCGTTATTTTCAAAAGTGCGACAGAAGAGCAAAAATTGATTTATGATACCGTTTTGCGCGCACAGCTGGCGGCGATTGAGGCGTGCAAACCAGGCGTGGAAATCGGCAGTGTCGACCGCGCCGCGAGATCAATCATTGAACAAGCTGGATACGGTCCGTATTTCACGCATCGCGTCGGCCACGGTCTCGGCATTGAATTGCATGAATATCCGTCGATGAACGCAGCAAACGCAATGCCGTTAGAACGCGGCATGACGTTTACGATTGAGCCGGGAATTTATGTTCCTTCCGTCGGCGGAGTCCGCATTGAGGATGACGTGTTTATCACCGATAACGGTGCAGGGATTTTAACCAAATATCCGAAAGAACTTATCATCGTTTCATGA
- a CDS encoding SDR family oxidoreductase — protein MRHALITAGAKGLGRKVTELLLERGYSVTVNYRSDETAVQSLQQKYAHLDERLQFVRGDVTKKEDLFALVDAALDRFGRIDFLINNAGPYIFERKKLADYTEDEWYEMIEGNLSAVFHLLKKTIPVMRKQRFGRIITYGFQGAAEAPGWLHRSAFSAAKVGLVSLTKTIALEEAEFGITANMVCPGNIVGEMKEATIAHSRLIKDAETPIGRSGTGEDIARVIAFLCEEDSDMITGAVIDVTGGVNVIHRYR, from the coding sequence GTGCGACATGCCCTCATCACAGCCGGAGCGAAAGGGCTGGGAAGAAAAGTCACAGAACTGTTGCTTGAGAGAGGATATTCTGTTACCGTCAATTACCGAAGCGACGAAACGGCGGTGCAGTCGCTGCAACAAAAATACGCCCATCTTGATGAACGGCTGCAATTTGTTCGCGGTGATGTTACAAAAAAAGAAGATTTATTTGCCCTTGTGGATGCGGCGCTTGATCGGTTCGGACGCATTGATTTTTTAATCAATAACGCGGGCCCGTACATTTTTGAACGAAAAAAATTGGCTGATTACACGGAAGATGAATGGTATGAAATGATTGAGGGGAATTTAAGCGCTGTATTTCATTTGTTGAAAAAAACGATTCCCGTGATGAGAAAACAACGGTTTGGACGCATTATTACATACGGTTTTCAAGGGGCGGCGGAAGCGCCGGGATGGCTGCACCGATCCGCGTTCAGCGCCGCCAAAGTTGGTTTAGTGTCATTAACGAAAACTATCGCGCTCGAGGAAGCGGAGTTTGGCATTACCGCCAATATGGTTTGCCCAGGCAATATCGTCGGAGAGATGAAAGAGGCAACGATCGCCCATTCGCGTTTGATAAAAGATGCTGAAACCCCGATCGGGCGTTCAGGGACAGGGGAAGATATCGCTCGTGTTATCGCTTTTTTATGTGAAGAAGATTCTGATATGATAACAGGCGCGGTCATCGATGTGACAGGGGGAGTAAATGTTATCCATCGTTACCGATAA
- a CDS encoding universal stress protein — protein MAMTYKTIIVAVDGSKEAEWAFKKAIEIAKRNNAKLILAHVIDLRGFAAIEVYDRAAVERAENYAKELLNGYQQQAVDAGLSDVVIDIEFGSPKVKIAKDIAPKYNADLIICGATGLNAVERLLIGSVSEHITRYAKCDVLVVRTEKELNQE, from the coding sequence ATGGCAATGACGTACAAAACGATCATCGTTGCAGTAGATGGTTCGAAAGAAGCGGAGTGGGCATTCAAAAAAGCGATTGAAATCGCCAAACGGAATAATGCGAAGCTCATTCTTGCTCATGTCATTGATTTGCGGGGGTTTGCGGCCATCGAAGTATATGACCGCGCCGCTGTTGAACGTGCTGAAAATTACGCAAAAGAACTGCTAAACGGCTACCAACAACAAGCGGTTGACGCTGGATTAAGCGACGTTGTCATTGACATTGAATTTGGTTCTCCAAAAGTGAAAATCGCCAAAGACATAGCGCCAAAATATAATGCTGACTTAATCATTTGTGGAGCTACCGGCTTAAATGCTGTCGAACGTCTCTTAATCGGAAGCGTCTCCGAACATATTACTCGGTATGCAAAGTGCGACGTGCTCGTTGTCCGCACGGAAAAAGAACTGAATCAGGAATAA
- the argH gene encoding argininosuccinate lyase, whose protein sequence is MKKLWGGRFTKTAEEWVDEFAASIPFDQELVEEDIEGSLAHVTMLGKCGILPSGDVEKIKSGLLALLEKAKQGKLKFSVAYEDIHLNIEKMLIDEIGPVGGKLHTGRSRNDQVATDMHLYLRKRVTEIMELIKELQKVLVEKAEEHVETIVPGYTHLQRAQPISFAHHLLAYFWMLERDRERFRESLKRINKSPLGAGALAGTTFPIDRHLTAELLGFSGIYENSIDAVSDRDFIIEFLSNSAMLMMHLSRFCEELILWSSQEFQFIEIDDAFATGSSIMPQKKNPDMAELIRGKTGRVYGHLLALLTVMKGTPLAYNKDMQEDKEGMFDTVKTVTGSLKIFAGMIKTMKVNADVMEKATKQDFSNATELADYLANKGVPFREAHEIVGKLVLTCIERGVFLADLPLEVYKEASPLFEADIYEALKPYTAVNRRNSAGGTGFAEVRKALEKAKEIINTP, encoded by the coding sequence GTGAAAAAGCTTTGGGGCGGACGTTTCACGAAAACAGCGGAAGAGTGGGTCGACGAGTTTGCTGCGTCGATCCCATTCGACCAAGAGTTAGTCGAAGAAGATATTGAAGGCAGCCTTGCCCATGTCACGATGCTTGGCAAATGCGGGATTTTACCAAGCGGGGATGTGGAAAAAATCAAGTCCGGGCTGCTTGCATTGCTGGAAAAAGCAAAACAAGGAAAACTGAAATTTTCCGTCGCTTATGAGGATATTCATTTAAATATTGAAAAAATGCTTATCGATGAAATTGGCCCGGTCGGCGGAAAACTGCATACAGGAAGAAGCCGCAACGACCAAGTGGCAACTGATATGCATTTGTATTTGCGCAAACGTGTGACCGAAATAATGGAATTGATTAAAGAACTGCAAAAGGTGCTTGTTGAAAAAGCGGAGGAGCACGTGGAAACGATTGTGCCGGGATATACGCATTTGCAGCGGGCGCAGCCGATTTCGTTTGCCCATCATTTGCTCGCCTATTTTTGGATGCTCGAGCGCGACCGCGAGCGGTTCCGCGAATCGCTGAAGCGCATTAATAAGTCGCCGCTCGGAGCGGGGGCGCTTGCCGGCACGACGTTTCCCATCGACCGGCATTTGACTGCAGAGCTCCTTGGTTTTTCCGGCATTTACGAAAACAGCATCGACGCGGTGAGCGACCGTGATTTTATCATCGAATTTTTAAGCAACAGCGCGATGCTTATGATGCATTTGTCCCGTTTTTGCGAAGAGCTGATTCTTTGGTCGAGCCAAGAATTTCAGTTTATCGAAATCGATGATGCGTTCGCAACCGGGAGCAGCATTATGCCGCAAAAGAAAAACCCGGATATGGCAGAGTTGATCCGCGGCAAAACGGGACGGGTGTACGGCCATTTATTGGCGCTTTTGACCGTGATGAAAGGAACGCCGCTTGCGTACAACAAAGATATGCAAGAAGATAAAGAAGGCATGTTTGATACGGTGAAAACGGTCACTGGATCATTGAAAATCTTTGCCGGCATGATAAAAACGATGAAAGTCAACGCCGATGTGATGGAAAAAGCGACAAAACAAGATTTTTCGAACGCCACCGAGCTTGCCGACTATTTGGCGAACAAAGGGGTGCCGTTCCGTGAAGCGCATGAGATTGTTGGCAAACTTGTGCTGACTTGCATTGAAAGAGGCGTATTTTTGGCCGACTTGCCGCTGGAAGTATATAAAGAGGCATCACCGCTGTTTGAAGCCGATATATATGAAGCGTTAAAGCCATACACGGCCGTAAACCGCCGCAATAGCGCCGGCGGCACGGGATTTGCCGAAGTAAGAAAAGCGCTGGAAAAAGCGAAAGAAATAATAAACACTCCGTAG
- a CDS encoding argininosuccinate synthase, producing the protein MANPKIVLAYSGGLDTSVAIKWLQERGYDVIACCLDLGEGKDLDFVKEKALKVGAIKSYVIDVKEEFANEYALIALQAHALYEGKYPLVSALSRPLISKKLVEIAELEGAVAVAHGCTGKGNDQVRFEVSIKALNPHLEVVAPVREWSWSREEEIEYAKKHGIPIPVDIDSPFSIDKNLWGRSNECGILEDPWAAPPEEAYELTASLENAPDVPEIIEIGFEQGVPKTLNGKPYSLANLILELNALAGKHGVGRIDHVENRLVGIKSREVYECPGAITLIKAHKELEDLTLVREVAHFKPIIEQKLAEVIYNGLWFSPIKDALVAFLKETQKNVTGVVRVKLFKGHAIVEGRRSEFSLYDEKLATYTAEDQFDHQAAVGFISLYGLPTKVHSIVNNQKKVTV; encoded by the coding sequence ATGGCTAATCCGAAAATTGTGTTGGCATATTCCGGCGGTTTAGATACATCTGTTGCGATTAAATGGCTGCAAGAGCGGGGCTATGATGTAATCGCGTGCTGCCTTGATCTTGGCGAAGGAAAAGATCTTGATTTTGTGAAAGAAAAAGCGTTGAAAGTTGGAGCGATTAAGTCTTACGTCATTGATGTCAAGGAAGAGTTTGCGAATGAATATGCGCTTATCGCCTTGCAGGCACATGCGCTTTATGAAGGAAAATATCCGCTTGTTTCTGCGCTGTCTCGCCCGCTTATTTCGAAAAAACTAGTCGAAATTGCCGAATTGGAAGGGGCGGTTGCCGTCGCGCATGGGTGCACGGGAAAAGGCAATGACCAAGTCCGCTTTGAAGTATCGATTAAAGCGTTGAATCCGCACTTAGAAGTCGTTGCGCCAGTCCGTGAATGGAGCTGGTCGCGCGAAGAAGAAATCGAATACGCGAAAAAGCATGGCATTCCGATTCCGGTTGACATCGATAGTCCGTTTTCGATCGACAAAAACTTATGGGGACGAAGCAATGAGTGCGGCATTTTAGAAGACCCTTGGGCTGCTCCTCCAGAAGAAGCGTATGAATTAACGGCATCGTTGGAGAACGCGCCAGATGTTCCAGAAATCATCGAAATCGGTTTTGAACAAGGCGTCCCGAAAACATTAAACGGCAAACCGTATTCGCTCGCTAATTTGATTTTGGAGTTAAACGCGCTGGCGGGAAAACATGGGGTTGGACGCATTGACCATGTCGAAAACCGTTTGGTGGGCATTAAATCGCGGGAAGTGTATGAATGCCCTGGGGCGATAACGTTAATAAAAGCGCATAAAGAATTAGAAGATTTGACGCTTGTAAGGGAAGTCGCCCATTTTAAACCAATCATCGAGCAAAAATTGGCGGAAGTCATTTACAATGGTTTATGGTTCTCACCGATCAAAGATGCCCTTGTCGCTTTCTTAAAAGAAACGCAAAAAAACGTAACCGGCGTGGTGCGCGTTAAACTGTTCAAAGGCCATGCCATCGTGGAAGGACGCAGATCGGAATTTTCCTTATATGATGAAAAGCTTGCGACATATACGGCAGAGGACCAATTTGACCATCAAGCGGCCGTTGGCTTTATTTCCTTGTACGGATTGCCGACGAAAGTACACAGCATTGTCAATAATCAAAAGAAGGTGACCGTGTGA
- a CDS encoding acyl-CoA synthetase — protein MPNKTFHSSFTASFSWETVFQHYDWNPRERFNVAHEVCDRYAEDPTRIALFYENHLGEKRTITYRELRDWSNQMANVFRKLGVKRGDRVCALLPKNPALVIYILAAWKVGAVYVPLFTAFGPQAIEYRINHSEAKVMLTNNEQRAKLPPREKIPTLEHIFVIDETNDHNDLSFWKTLSEESVDHQTEETTVDDLLAIQYTSGSTGMPKGAMWSHNLLINIYPYMRYAISLRDDDVFLGGADPGWAYGLIFCTFAPMCFGVPIVFYEGPFKPDTYYSLMEKYHVTNFTYAPTAYRAMVAAGAELINKYNIRVRAMSSAGEPLNPEVIRFFQKHLGVTVHDHYGLSETLMLIGNFNAIDMEIRPGSMGWVLPGFEVALLNEEGVPVEDGNVGQIAFNTNSIPNVFKGYWKDPEKTAERLSGSWFLTGDLATKDADGYFWFQGRADDIISSAGYRIGPFEIESCLIEHPAVVEAAAIGKPDPLKGEIVKAFVVLADGFTPSDDLAQELSLFVKNRLSKHEYPREVEFVAELPKTPSGKIQRFILRNQESEKQKND, from the coding sequence ATGCCAAACAAAACGTTCCATTCTTCATTCACCGCTTCTTTTTCTTGGGAGACCGTGTTTCAACATTACGACTGGAACCCACGTGAACGTTTCAATGTCGCTCATGAAGTATGTGACCGCTATGCAGAAGATCCGACTCGCATCGCCCTGTTTTATGAAAACCATTTAGGAGAAAAGAGAACCATCACCTATCGAGAATTGCGGGATTGGTCGAACCAAATGGCAAATGTGTTCCGCAAACTTGGAGTCAAAAGAGGAGACAGAGTTTGCGCTCTTTTGCCTAAAAATCCTGCTCTAGTCATTTATATTTTAGCTGCCTGGAAAGTTGGCGCAGTTTATGTTCCGCTATTTACAGCATTTGGCCCACAGGCGATTGAATACCGGATTAACCATTCTGAGGCAAAAGTGATGTTGACGAATAATGAACAGCGTGCAAAATTGCCGCCGAGAGAAAAAATACCAACATTAGAGCATATTTTTGTCATTGATGAAACAAATGACCATAACGATTTATCTTTTTGGAAAACGCTTTCAGAAGAGTCTGTCGATCATCAGACCGAAGAAACGACTGTGGACGATTTACTGGCTATCCAATATACATCCGGATCGACAGGAATGCCGAAAGGAGCCATGTGGTCGCACAATTTGCTCATTAATATATATCCGTATATGCGATATGCCATCAGTTTGCGGGATGATGATGTATTTTTAGGGGGAGCCGATCCGGGATGGGCTTACGGGCTGATCTTTTGCACATTCGCGCCAATGTGTTTCGGTGTGCCCATCGTCTTTTACGAAGGACCGTTTAAACCGGACACATACTATTCTCTGATGGAAAAATATCATGTAACGAATTTCACTTACGCTCCGACCGCTTATCGCGCGATGGTCGCGGCAGGAGCAGAATTGATCAATAAATACAACATCCGCGTGCGGGCAATGAGTTCCGCAGGAGAGCCGCTTAATCCGGAAGTGATTCGCTTTTTCCAAAAACATTTAGGGGTGACCGTCCACGACCACTACGGTCTGTCGGAAACGTTAATGCTGATTGGCAATTTCAACGCAATTGACATGGAGATACGCCCTGGTTCGATGGGATGGGTGCTGCCGGGGTTTGAAGTCGCATTGCTCAATGAAGAAGGCGTTCCGGTAGAAGACGGAAATGTTGGACAAATTGCTTTTAACACGAATTCCATTCCAAACGTGTTCAAAGGTTATTGGAAAGATCCTGAAAAAACAGCGGAGAGATTGTCAGGAAGCTGGTTCCTCACCGGAGATTTGGCAACGAAAGACGCCGACGGATACTTTTGGTTCCAAGGCAGGGCCGATGATATCATCTCCAGTGCCGGATATCGCATCGGGCCTTTTGAAATTGAGAGTTGCCTCATCGAACATCCAGCGGTAGTGGAAGCAGCGGCCATTGGAAAGCCAGATCCGTTAAAAGGGGAAATCGTCAAAGCCTTCGTCGTACTGGCAGATGGGTTTACTCCATCGGACGATCTGGCGCAAGAATTATCATTATTCGTGAAAAACCGTTTATCGAAGCACGAATACCCTCGCGAAGTGGAATTCGTAGCAGAACTGCCTAAGACGCCTAGCGGCAAAATTCAGCGATTTATCCTTCGCAATCAAGAAAGCGAAAAACAGAAAAACGACTAA
- a CDS encoding MogA/MoaB family molybdenum cofactor biosynthesis protein: MSTQEHKREAPKIVRCKVITISDTRTEDTDKSGKLMIDLLKEAGHEVVSYEIVKDEKEAIRAAVLRGCEQADIDVVLTNGGTGIAKRDVTIETVKEIIEKEIVGFGELFRMLSYTEDIGSAAILSRAIAGVANDTAIFSTPGSSGAVRLAMTKLILPEIGHVVREIRKDLH; this comes from the coding sequence GTGAGCACGCAGGAACATAAGAGGGAAGCTCCCAAAATTGTCCGTTGTAAAGTCATTACGATTAGTGATACAAGGACGGAAGATACCGATAAGAGCGGAAAATTAATGATCGATTTATTGAAAGAAGCTGGCCATGAAGTCGTCAGTTATGAGATTGTGAAAGATGAAAAAGAAGCGATCCGCGCGGCGGTTTTGCGCGGATGTGAGCAGGCAGACATCGACGTGGTGCTAACCAATGGCGGCACCGGCATCGCCAAAAGAGATGTAACGATTGAGACAGTAAAAGAAATCATTGAAAAAGAAATCGTTGGTTTTGGCGAACTGTTTCGCATGTTAAGCTATACGGAAGATATCGGTTCCGCAGCGATATTATCGCGGGCCATCGCCGGGGTGGCAAATGATACGGCCATTTTTTCTACGCCCGGATCGTCGGGGGCAGTGCGCCTTGCGATGACGAAATTAATTTTGCCAGAGATTGGACATGTGGTGCGGGAAATAAGAAAAGACTTGCATTGA
- a CDS encoding acetate kinase has protein sequence MAKILAINAGSSSLKFQLFEMPSEKVLTKGIVERIGFDDAIFTITVNGEKIQEVTAIPNHAVAVKMLLDKLMGYKIIRSFDEIDGIGHRVVHGGEKFSDSVLITDEVLKQIEEVSELAPLHNPANITGIKAFQEVLPNVPAVAVFDTAFHQTMPEQSFLYSLPYEYYTKFGIRKYGFHGTSHKYVTQRAAELLGRPIEQLRLISCHLGNGASIAAVEGGKSIDTSMGFTPLAGVAMGTRSGNIDPALIPYIMEKTGMTAEEVVEVLNKKSGMLGISGISSDLRDLEKAAAEGNKRAELALEVFANRIHKYIGSYAARMCGVDAIIFTAGIGENSELIRAKVLRGLEFMGVYWDPSLNKVRGKEAFISYPHSPVKVLVIPTNEEVMIARDVVRLANIA, from the coding sequence ATGGCGAAAATTTTAGCAATTAACGCCGGCAGTTCATCATTAAAGTTTCAATTATTTGAAATGCCAAGCGAAAAGGTTTTAACAAAAGGAATAGTGGAGCGAATCGGTTTTGATGACGCCATTTTTACGATCACCGTCAATGGCGAGAAAATTCAAGAAGTCACAGCCATTCCGAACCATGCAGTAGCGGTGAAAATGCTGCTCGACAAGCTCATGGGGTACAAAATTATTCGCTCATTTGATGAAATCGACGGAATTGGCCACCGCGTTGTGCATGGTGGCGAAAAGTTCAGTGATTCTGTACTCATTACGGATGAAGTATTAAAACAGATCGAAGAAGTGTCTGAACTTGCTCCCCTTCATAATCCAGCAAACATTACCGGCATTAAAGCGTTTCAAGAAGTGCTGCCGAATGTGCCTGCCGTGGCGGTATTTGATACGGCGTTTCATCAAACGATGCCAGAGCAGTCGTTTTTGTATAGTCTCCCATATGAATATTATACAAAATTCGGCATTCGCAAATACGGCTTCCATGGCACATCACATAAATATGTCACACAACGCGCCGCTGAATTGCTCGGCCGTCCGATTGAGCAGCTTCGCCTCATTTCTTGCCACCTTGGCAATGGCGCCAGCATCGCTGCAGTAGAAGGGGGAAAATCGATCGATACGTCCATGGGCTTTACGCCGCTTGCCGGCGTGGCGATGGGAACGCGTTCTGGAAACATTGATCCGGCGCTTATCCCTTATATTATGGAAAAGACGGGAATGACTGCCGAAGAAGTAGTGGAAGTATTAAATAAGAAAAGCGGAATGCTTGGCATTTCCGGCATTTCAAGCGACTTGCGCGATTTGGAAAAAGCGGCGGCAGAAGGAAATAAACGTGCTGAGCTAGCACTTGAAGTATTCGCTAATCGCATTCATAAATATATCGGTTCTTATGCGGCGCGCATGTGCGGTGTGGATGCGATTATTTTCACTGCTGGAATTGGGGAAAACAGCGAGCTGATCCGTGCCAAAGTATTGCGCGGCCTCGAATTTATGGGGGTATACTGGGATCCTTCATTAAATAAAGTACGCGGCAAAGAAGCGTTCATCAGCTATCCGCATTCGCCGGTAAAAGTGCTTGTCATCCCGACAAATGAAGAAGTCATGATCGCCCGGGATGTTGTCCGGTTGGCGAATATTGCTTAA
- a CDS encoding class I SAM-dependent methyltransferase, which translates to MATPVERLFTLFDETAKILQAELQCTYLEAVAETGENVFHGDVLQNEVSEINAQRLKKQYNDIQLERFTNEEIRKAFQLAVLKGMKEYTQPHHQMTPDAVSLFISYLVNQFTRKHLALTILDPAVGTANLLTTVLNHLKGKQTKSYGVDVDDVLIKLAYVNANLQKHAIQLFNQDGLQPLFVELADVVICDLPVGYYPHKENASRFVLKAEEGHSYAHHLFIEQSLYYTKEGGYLFFLIPNTLFSSDQAAKLHDFIKEHAVIQGLLQLPLSMFKTERAAKSIFILQKKGKNVKAPKKALLAELPRFSNKQMMQAMMRKIDEWITEEKGN; encoded by the coding sequence ATGGCAACTCCAGTAGAACGCTTGTTTACGCTGTTCGACGAAACAGCCAAAATCTTGCAAGCGGAATTGCAATGCACCTATTTAGAAGCGGTGGCAGAAACGGGAGAAAACGTGTTTCACGGCGACGTTCTGCAAAACGAAGTGAGTGAAATAAATGCGCAGCGCTTGAAAAAACAATATAACGACATTCAACTGGAGCGGTTTACGAACGAAGAAATACGAAAAGCATTTCAGCTTGCGGTATTAAAAGGGATGAAGGAATATACACAGCCGCATCATCAAATGACCCCGGATGCGGTTAGTTTATTTATAAGCTATTTAGTCAATCAATTTACTCGCAAACATCTTGCTTTGACGATTCTTGATCCTGCCGTTGGCACGGCGAATTTGCTGACGACGGTGCTTAACCATCTTAAAGGAAAGCAAACGAAAAGTTATGGTGTGGATGTTGACGATGTATTAATCAAGCTGGCGTATGTGAACGCAAATTTGCAAAAACACGCGATTCAGCTTTTTAATCAAGATGGTTTGCAGCCGCTGTTTGTGGAGCTTGCCGATGTAGTCATATGTGACTTGCCCGTCGGTTATTACCCGCATAAAGAAAACGCTTCTCGCTTTGTCTTAAAGGCGGAAGAAGGACATTCATACGCCCACCATTTGTTCATTGAACAAAGCTTGTATTATACGAAAGAGGGCGGTTATTTGTTTTTCTTAATCCCAAATACGTTATTTTCAAGCGATCAGGCGGCAAAACTGCATGATTTTATTAAAGAGCACGCGGTCATTCAAGGGCTGCTGCAGCTGCCGTTGTCGATGTTTAAAACAGAACGGGCGGCAAAAAGCATTTTTATTTTGCAAAAGAAAGGAAAAAATGTAAAAGCTCCAAAAAAAGCGCTCTTGGCCGAACTTCCGCGTTTCTCCAATAAACAGATGATGCAGGCGATGATGCGGAAAATTGATGAATGGATCACAGAAGAAAAAGGAAATTAA
- the tpx gene encoding thiol peroxidase: MAQVTFKGKPVTLVGNEVKVGDKAPDFKVLANDLSEVTLADTKGHVRLISVVPSLDTGVCDAQTRRFNEEAAKLDNVKVLTISVDLPFAQKRWCGAAGVENVQVLSDHRDVSFGQAYGVLIKELRLLARAVFVIDSNDIVTYAEYVPEVTNHPDYEAAIEAAKAAK; encoded by the coding sequence ATGGCACAAGTAACCTTTAAAGGAAAACCGGTAACATTAGTCGGCAACGAAGTAAAGGTGGGGGACAAAGCTCCTGATTTTAAAGTGCTGGCTAACGATTTATCGGAAGTGACACTCGCGGATACGAAAGGGCATGTCCGTTTGATTAGCGTTGTTCCGTCTTTGGATACAGGCGTTTGTGACGCGCAAACACGCCGGTTTAATGAAGAGGCGGCGAAATTGGATAATGTGAAAGTATTGACGATCAGCGTGGATTTGCCGTTCGCGCAGAAACGCTGGTGTGGCGCCGCGGGCGTGGAAAACGTGCAAGTCCTTTCTGACCATCGCGATGTTTCGTTTGGGCAAGCGTACGGCGTGCTCATTAAAGAGTTGCGTTTATTGGCGCGTGCAGTGTTCGTCATTGACAGCAATGATATCGTAACATATGCGGAATATGTGCCGGAAGTGACCAATCATCCGGATTACGAAGCAGCAATCGAAGCGGCAAAAGCGGCGAAATAA